The Choristoneura fumiferana chromosome 5, NRCan_CFum_1, whole genome shotgun sequence region CCAAATTGTCGGATGGCGCGCGTGGCGGGTCCGGCCCACCCTGGGGCGGCGTCAGGCGACCGGGAGCACGCGCACGCCTCCGCACCTGGCGTgcagcgaccggctcccggctcGACATTGTCGTCACTGGACAAAACTGCGTAACCTATCAGCCGCGCATAcgcagaatgcgttcataatAGACAAATGGCTTTAAAAATGGGCGACAACACTACGGAGCGTTCTCAACGCCTCATTTCTGTATGAATGCGTGCGCTgaattttgatgtcgttttcgattattttttgaaGTCCTTAAAAGGGCTTTTAACCTCGTAACTAAAATGAATATTTCGAACTAAATCATGTTtcctaattattgttttattttgtaattatagatatttaatacatgaaaaaaaatttggttatcagatatttgatagtTAAAgctccgcgtgacgtcacacggtgCGATATTTTTAGCACAATGTGACGTCACGGGCCCCCCCACACTTTGAAGCGCTTcattagggttctgtacctcgaatggaaaaaattgaacccttataggatcactttattgtccgtcgtccatccgtctgtcaagacctttttctcaggaacgcatgGAGGTATCAAGGCACCgaattccgtacaaattattaaaaaaaataaaaaaaaatatttttattatatgatgtatctaaaaatttatgcttttcgcaatgtTTAGACGttgcttcataccaaatttcaagattctgagttcacaggaaccctgtaggttttgattcccttgcgagtgtcgaaaatttgcagcataaacggctgtgttttttgattgcgttggcttagaagtttgattttttcacagctccaagggacagtaaacctgagtatttgatataaatttcaacttgatacctccacgcgttcctgagaaaaagggtccaATCAATTGAAGTGGTAACATAATTTTAGTTTCTACTGACTTATTGAATCACTAGTTTACATATTAAGTCACCACACCATACTTTAATATCTTTCAAATTTAAGTTAGTTGTCAAACTACGAGTCTTAGAGCGTCTACCAACTACAAGCGTCTAAAATTAGTATAATTAATGATTAGTACCTGGTGTTTAGTAACGTGCCAGTTATTCTTTGGTCCCTCCCTAGCCTCAAACATACTGACCGGTCGCTGGGAGCTCTTGAGGGCTTGCTTTAAGTCCGCCTCCTCAGAGCTCAGTGTCAACTGATCGGTTTCCAGGCTTCTGCCTCTCTCTGGGGGTTTACTCGCGCTGTCTAAGCCGTTACTCGATACATTATCCGTTATTGAGGTCTGAGAAGTTAAGCTGTTATTGTCTTCGACGCTGCTAGTTGTTTTGAGGACGCTGTTTTCTTTCGTCAATTGTTCCACTATAGTCTGTAGGTCTTTGAGTTGGTTTTTTAGTTCGGTGATGGTGGAGTCCCTGCTGTCGAGTTCTTTCTTGAGGGAGTCGACGTCGCCCCCTCTGAGGGGGGGCGAGTGGGCAGGGCGGAGGTCGGAGAAGGCGGAATGTTCGATGGGTAACGATGCGTTGTACGTGGATGACACTGTCTCGCCGGCGCGGGGGTCTATGCTCATctgtacaaatattttaaacatgCATTTTGCTGACTGTTTCAAGTTATTAAACAGCAATAGCATTGTAAGAGTTTGTTGGCGACAATTTGGCGATTGTACACAAAAAAGGGCCTAGCTTTCCagaaatacaaatatttgtgaTCTGTTCCATGAAACTCTTGACCTCATAAATACAAAACTGTTAAAACGATTTCAACGAAAAAGAAGAAATTACAATTTAGTCATAGGAGAGGCGGCCGCTACATTAGCAAAATGATCAGAGCGTTTGTATTCGTTAAAGTATATTCATGAgagaattcaataaaatattgtcaTTGGCTCCACCTGGGGGGATCAATGAGAACTAAATATAAAGATTCGATTAAATTTAACAACTCGACAGCAAACACTTTACCTAAGTTTAAATAAGAAATACCAGATGGCGCTGTGAGCAACAGTCCAGTACGCTATATGGAAATCATATTTACATGGAGGTCGATGGGCGCAAGCGCGGCGTAGTCGTCGTCCGACGCGACGGAGTCGTACAGGGGCTCGTCGTCCGACGCGTGCGACGCGCGCAGCAGCCGGCTCGCGGGCGGCGACAGCACGCCCAGCAACGCTGGACGAACATTAACAATACAGAATACAGTACAGACTAAATAAATTGATGACTATGTGCTTATAAGAAATTCAGAGAATATATAAAAGTGTACGTTTAATGAgcgtttcttgacaggcgataTATCACTAGATGGCATCATTGTcttgaggtccgtttgacgttgcaGTCTTGCTTGCCATTGGgtcttttagttatttaaccaatcacaaacgagacacaaatgtcaaagttcaggggggggggggggggggcagtaCCGTGCGGCTGCAGCGTGGCGATGTGCTGGCGGCGCGTGGCGTCCAGCAGCGCGTCGCGGCACAGCGCGCCCAGCTCTCCAGCCGACAGCCGCGCCAGCTTCTGCCGGCCCTGGTTGCGCGGCGCCGACAGCGCCGGGTTCACCGGCAGAAACACCACCCCGCAGCGCTCCAGACCCGTgccgctcgtttgccatactgTACAAAGACACATTTGTACATCAGGGATGCAGCACAGACCGCGGCCTGCTGTAGATGTACGTGGGGACTTTTCCTTACAACTactatgaaaaagtggatacataagttagggaaccgaccgtacaaTATACTTACTCGCTTCGGTTTCTCTTCGGTCGATCTCATCGTAAATGTCCATAACTAACTCTTCGAATAAGTGATTCGGCAGCTGAAATAAGAGTTAACATGTAACTAACAACTGCAATTACACCGCAAACAAATATTCTAAAATACCACGACCAGTATGTTTTCATcgctcctgttcggaaagtttaattttaatctctcctgttcggaaaatttaattttcatgggtagatagccgggtggaaaattgcgttttcatctctagggtggaagtattttttttgttcaacctccagttttgtatataagctccttggtcgtgttgtatttgactttgtttattgaagtgacatacatacatcagatagaatacaatgtatagtaaagaataagaaatttaaacattttgattagccagttatacaacaggtcgtgaccaactcgatttttatttatagtcagccgtggcaagtggccagtcgaaaaggtaggtaccgttggaggttggatataagtaaattcaatttattatagtcgaaatgaaaagtagtgtctaactcgggtgaaattacccatttcccctcgaaccaTTGGCGCTCTCATGAAAtgagtcactttccacccttgtttatcaatctactattaataagtatgtttaaataGACTCTTGATCTTTTTTACTAGCAAAGatagatagtttaaaaaaatgtccccagaaacaatgacagttttgcgacgttttttttcataaagtCAGTaagggcgtgacaaaactgaatcataacattttttataaaaaatttgggacatttttttaaacgatcagAATCGATTGAGCtctttttttccaaaatataaaaagaaaatgtatACTGGGATCTGGCTCTATGTGACATTATCTTGATTTAAGTGGTAACAGGGAACAAAGTGTTACAAAGACATATACCTGTAATGCAAGTAACAAAGTAGAAAGTAACAAGTATGGAAGTTGTGTGtgtttataacgttttaaactttcgtgatcttcactcatagtcaaaatacctcGAACAGGACTTACCCATATCAaatataactcacgtcttaaatcgatttaagacatgagttatccgggtcaatatatttaatattgtatgagtgagtctcacggtagtttcatgttcaaaaccggacttatcacgctaaaacacacgagtaatatttaccttcggacgaccggatggccaagttgttagagaacctgactacgaagcttgaggttccgggttcgaatcccggccggagcagatatttgtatgaataatacgaatgtttgttcttgggtcttggatgtttaatatgtatttaagtatgtacttatctatataagcatgtttatccgttgcttagtgtccatagtacaagcttagcttagtttgggactaggtcaattggtgtcaagtgtcccatgatatttatttattattattatttatttacctcgacgtttcgactacattacagtggccatggtcacgagtggtcgaaacgtcgaggtaaatattactcgtgtgttttagcgtgataaagtCCTGTTTGgacttggatgaaatttggtacgtaaatagctgaacgtctgaaataacacattgtctactttttatcccgatatttccacgggatacaTGTAATATGAATTATCCCATAATCTCAACCGCCAAGTCTAGAGACTCTAAACTTTGTGTGGGTGTTCGTCAACGTAAAagaccatgatgtaatttttggaaattcccatgtaaaaatgtataatttaaattcgACTGTCAGACTGATGGTTTACGCAAATGCAGCTGTAAAGGTTAGTAGTTGATGAACATACGAGCTGAAGCTTTCCCCTCGCGGCCTTGGCGACGTCGGTCATCTCGTGGGCGTCGGTGGCGCGAGGCACGGCGAAGTGCCGTCCGGCGGCGTGGTCCGGCCGCGCGCCGGACACGAACTGGATCAGACGGTCCGTCGCCTCGTACACCAGCTCCGTCATGCGGTCCGCTAGCTCCAAGTGACCGCCTTGTCTGGTACATAGATAAAGTCTGGTCGCGGAGCACGAAGCATTTCGTACAATGACCTTTCAGTATGTGTCTGTTGCTAGCGCGTAAATATTTGTCGTCGCGCTCGCACAGATGAATTTGCACGAATGCGAAATCAAATATTCACGCGCGAGTGACAGAGACAAGTAGTGGTAGTGTTCCGCGACCGTACTTTAGACCCGAAATTTAAAATCTCCAACAGACTTGACTGGCTTTTGAATATTGTTTTTACTGGCATCATCTCCACAATGATACTGATTCACTATTATTACTACACATACAGATATATAACAttgacagaaaaataaaaaaaatacctgtgcCAAGAACCTATGGATAAACCGTTATATTTCCATTGTGCGTTTAATATTGTCAGACTAAACTTTGTAACTAATTAGATATAAACGGGGCTTTATAATGTTGTGTTCAGTGAGATAGTTACTTGGCGGCCATATGCGGCGTGAGGTGGTTGGCGTCCCTCGCGGCGGGGTCGGCGCCCCACGCCGCCAGCAGCTCGGCCTGCGCCGGCTGCCCCGCGCGGCACGCCACGTGCAGGCACGTGCTGCCTTTCTCCTGTAAAACAACGTGTGATGACACTCACCCGCTCACCCGCTGATATAAAGTTAAACTGGGATGGCCGAGCGAGCTGACAAGGAAGGCAACACACAATGAGACTTTTACTCGCAAATTTATACGTGCTGAAgccatccgccattttgttttattgacatttcatcTATGTCAGTCGACTTAACTGCCTTTGGTTTTCTTGGAACTATTTccgttattgtgaaattttcattacattattatttgttgttatcctttttgtcgtCTTCTGGTCTAaagctataaaaataaagtccaaaagtgacaaacattttcatttgcTGTATACACAAGGTCATACCGACAAATTTGTATCGACATATTCctatacctattttttattgctatgtctggtaacattttcagttgtcaatctagttcgtCTAATTTTGGATTCGAGTATAAGCCCGGCCCTGGTAGTCTGGTCGTGCATAGTGCTGCACCGGCTGCGGCTGCCAGTTAGTAGTTACCGGGTGGTAGTAGTTGGGGTCGGCGCCCTGCGCGAGCAGCCGCATGGCGGTGTCGAGCGAGGCGCTGCGCACGGCGCTGTGCAGCTGGCGGCCCAGCTCGCCCACAGGCTcgtcgcgccgcgcgcgcagcacGTATGCCAGCCGAAGGTGCTTCGCCAGGATGAACTCCGACTTTATGGGGCTGCAAGTCAAAagatttcgttaaaaaaaaaattgtacaaactttttattgtttaatttttgttattttgtaaccaTTAGGCTTGGAAAACTataaaccatttaaaaaataaactacatcattaaaatgaaagaaaaatacatttatatgtattatttctATAGATAATTCAGCTTATTGTCATGCAAAAAGAAGCTCACTGTAAAGGATCTTTAGCCTGCGGTTTCTTCCTGAGATGCTTGGGTGCCGAAGTGTCCAGCAGCGAGTGCTCCCAGATGCTGTTGACATTCTGTGCTGTCAGCTGTTGGACCATCTGTTAACAATAATGatgtattgaaaatgaaaatgcatttttaatacCACATACATTCTGTAGAAGAATCAGTATCATAATTAAAAATGCAAGCAGTTTGTAGTGGTATATTTGGACAGGTATCTTTCACTGTAATTTGCTGCATAATCTCACATTGTATATTGGTATGGACTGACCCTTAGGAGTAATCTCCACCACTTTAACGTTGTAAATCCTtgcatactttataaagaacaaattaacactaagaataacggttgaatgtactttataaagcacaaattgttcattgaatgaaaaattttaagaatgttgaaataatatccaaaataacaaagcttcCAATCTTTAagtgccaatttttttttaagttaggaTTCagaagattaaggggctgtttcaccacccattgattagtgttaactgatggttaagtgtggtgccgtctccatctatttgatcaaaacaaatagagacggcatcacatttaaccgtcagttaacactaatcaatggatggtgaaacagcccctaagagtgcAATGTCTGCTCCAATGATATCCATAGTGACTGTAAAttgctaaatataataaaagtacaTTTTTGTTTACAATCATAACATAACCATTGTTTAATTAAACAGCATTTAGTCATACTCTTATAACAACAGGAAAACTGTAATCAACACCAATTCACTATTGTTCCATGAGTTCATAAGGTACCAGTTGATTCACACTATTCCATCAgtaacttataatataatagtatataATAGAAGAATGAAAGATTTTTCACCATCATTACCtagtctttctttttttatataaataaaaaatgaactattgtgaacttatttatttattgtagtaTCATTCAATACCTTTAGTTCTGAATTCTGAAATTCATATATATTTTCACAATTCATAATAGACTAAAAAATTTAGAGAACTGTTGTTTTTATGCACAAGAGTTATTATAGCAATCTATAATGGTAATAAAAGCTGTGttgtttgtataaataaaacaatgttaGTTAAAACATTGTCTTTTTTACTATGTGAACAGTGTACCGTTCCAAAACTTACAGCCAGTAATGATGGGGGCCAGGAGCCCTGCCGCAGGGACTTAACATGTGATATGTGCCTTCCCATGCTGCGGTGCACACTGCAACACTCTGCACACAGCAGGAGACCACGATTGATAGACGCCCAGGACGGgtctaagaaaaaaaatacattatgaaGAAACATTTTGTTATAAGGTACTACTAGTACCAAAAAACTAGATTATGTCACATATGTTATCGGCCAATACGTGTAGCAGAACTAAATCGTTACAAACAACATTTCCATTCGCCAATTATGTGAATTATACTCCCACAGAATAGGTAGTTCAAGGTAGGAAGTCATGAGACCGCAAAAATATCACTATACATGTCTTTTGAGATTCCAACTACCTACGTTTGTTAAACGAGTGATTGACTGTCTAGACTAGATAAATAGATCTGGCTCCTTAAACAGAAGACCTCATTTCTTAATTGCTATTGCCCTCACTGACCTGAGGCTCCGCAATCGGCGCAAACCTCCACCGCAGAGCGGTGCTTTGACCGCGATATCATCATTCTCACTTATTTTACGGAAGACAGCAGTCTTAAATGTACTGACGGCGTAcaaaactataattaaaaactagTTAAAGACCACAACTAATctgatacaaaaataaaacattttacgaAACGTCATGTCAAATCGGATCAAAGCTACCAACCCAACCAACCCAAACGCCAAAATAATATAGTGATGTGCATTAATTTTTCTTTGGTATCACCAATACCAGATTTTACTTTACATAAAATAGTTTACAATATTCACAAAACAGAAAGATATCTTTAGTTTTAgtcactatttttattttattatatttaaatttgtatattgaaatttaagaGCCAAATGACACTTCATACTTTATCTAGTTTATGGTTCCACAAGTACACGTCACGAAAATTTTAGTCTGCATAGCGTAGGTTATATTTAGTAATTAGCCGATGAAAATGAAGTTTTCTATTATTCTAGGCGTAATAGCAACCTGTTCTTTGGCTATAGCCGAACAGGAAACCTTAGTGTTAGTTGATAATCTTAACATTAGAGAGACCCACTCTCAATTCTTCAAGTCTCTGCAGGGTAAGTAAATTCTCCCTATACAGTATGATAGATAATAGATAGCCGGTTGTTTTATCCAAAACCTTATAAAACCTAAGTGAAATTGCCTATTTTTTTCAAGATCGTGGCTACACCCTAACTTTCAAGCTCGCCGACGATGCAAACCTCGTCCTTTCAAAGTATGGCGAGTACTTGTACAAGAACTTGATCGTGTTTGCGCCGTCGGTGCTGGAGTTCGGCGGGCAGCTGGACACCGAGGCTGTGACGCGGTTTATCGACGATGGAGGCAACCTGCTCATGGCCGGGAACGCCGTCGCGGGCGACATCTACCGAGAGATTGCTTCAGAGTGCGGTTTTGAGGTAAAATCCAATAAGATTCTTGaacattacaataaaatacaattactctttattgaacaccaacacagtaagcagtacacaAAACACAAGTAGTATAGAGATTTTTAAGGTTAACAATAAGCACAGCCTTATCACTTCAACAACAACTGCAACAATTTATTGTTTAAGATCAACAAGAGGTCTCTTTGTGGGCAAGTGCACCCTGTATTGCTTctcccatatttttttaagacatttTAGTTTCTTTTATACTTATTGTGATACACAGCCAGATATAATAGATCTCTCTCTTATTATACTTGTTATATTGTagcatctgttttttttttctttttttgggtTGATTTGCTTTAAGTACCAAATATTCCTTGCCTTTTATTTACTTCATTATGGTTTCTTGTCACGTTTAAGATACTTTATCCCTTTGTATGCTTAAAATACCCATGCAAAATTGAAGGCTTcctttatgttttttatttttatctgttaAATTTGAATTATAC contains the following coding sequences:
- the Git gene encoding ARF GTPase-activating protein GIT1, which produces MMISRSKHRSAVEVCADCGASDPSWASINRGLLLCAECCSVHRSMGRHISHVKSLRQGSWPPSLLAMVQQLTAQNVNSIWEHSLLDTSAPKHLRKKPQAKDPLHPIKSEFILAKHLRLAYVLRARRDEPVGELGRQLHSAVRSASLDTAMRLLAQGADPNYYHPEKGSTCLHVACRAGQPAQAELLAAWGADPAARDANHLTPHMAAKQGGHLELADRMTELVYEATDRLIQFVSGARPDHAAGRHFAVPRATDAHEMTDVAKAARGKLQLLPNHLFEELVMDIYDEIDRRETEAIWQTSGTGLERCGVVFLPVNPALSAPRNQGRQKLARLSAGELGALCRDALLDATRRQHIATLQPHALLGVLSPPASRLLRASHASDDEPLYDSVASDDDYAALAPIDLHMSIDPRAGETVSSTYNASLPIEHSAFSDLRPAHSPPLRGGDVDSLKKELDSRDSTITELKNQLKDLQTIVEQLTKENSVLKTTSSVEDNNSLTSQTSITDNVSSNGLDSASKPPERGRSLETDQLTLSSEEADLKQALKSSQRPVSMFEAREGPKNNWHVTKHQVTQFCPVTTMSSREPVAARQVRRRARAPGRLTPPQGGPDPPRAPSDNLGVRALSCSQPHAAPAPRPARRAAPRRGAGGRARAAPAVPAGQCPVTRAPGWGPPRRASPPRRRARRAVPASVRGAPCPRDQPAAPEVRAVTRAPVFPQAATSRPRCGRATTRAAPRRATRQVRGRARAAPAVPAGQCPVTRARGPPRPARRAAPPARHAQVRAVRALQLTAGCGGRRAARRAEPRTGRAAAVTRARSGPVTRAPAATSPPRRASPRDTPRCGRACARCSSCSRRSVPRDARPRCGPPRPARRAAPRRATRPGAGGRARAAPAVPAGQCPVTRAPGVARRDQPAAPRLAARHAQVRAGVRALLQLFPQRAPQVWPAATSPPRRASPRDTPRCGRACARCSSCSRRSVPRDARPRCGPPRPARRAAPRRATRPGAGGRARAAPAVPAGQCPVTRAPGVARRDQPAAPRLAARHAQVRAGVRALLQLFPQTCPDRSLSAVLEQLRAASAALGAACAGAGQLEQLRGAAYDLARATKLLVTHFHQDS